One genomic segment of Panicum virgatum strain AP13 chromosome 2N, P.virgatum_v5, whole genome shotgun sequence includes these proteins:
- the LOC120660286 gene encoding THO complex subunit 3-like, protein MEGREEERKGISGGGAAVSAPGANLKDLVSREYYGHKKKVHSVAWNCLGTKLASGSIDHTARVWSIDPHGHSKVKDIELKGHTDSVDQLCWDPNHPDTVATAAADKSIRLWDARSGKCQIIELSGENINITYKHDGSQIAVGNKEDELTILDVRTLKVVKKHKANYEMNEIAWNKAGDLFYITTGLGHIEVVKDLEFLKPCKLNAHTAGCYCIAMDPLDRYFAVGSADSLVSLWNVKELLCIRTFTKLESPVRTVSFNHTGEFIAYASEDPFIDIANVETGRSVHQIPCKAAMNSVEWNPKYNLLAYAGDDKNKYADEGVFRIFGFETHN, encoded by the exons atGGAGGGCAGGGAAGAGGAGCGGAAGGgcatcagcggcggcggcgccgccgtctcgGCCCCGGGGGCGAACCTGAAGGACCTAGTGTCGAGGGAATACTACGGCCACAAGAAGAAG GTGCACTCTGTAGCATGGAACTGCCTAGGCACAAAGCTTGCTTCAGGATCGATTGATCATACTGCACGTGTTTGGAGCATTGATCCTCATGGCCAT TCGAAGGTTAAAGATATTGAACTGAAAGGCCACACAGATAGTGTAGATCAGCTGTGTTGGGATCCAAATCATCCTGATACAGTTGCTACTGCAGCTGCTGACAAGTCTATTCGTCTTTGGGATGCTCGAA GTGGAAAATGTCAAATTATTGAACTAAGTGGAGAAAACATCAACATCACATATAAACATGATGGTTCTCAGATAGCTGTTGGAAACAAG GAGGACGAACTGACGATATTGGATGTTCGAACGTTAAAAGTTGTTAAAAAACACAAGGCTAATTACGAG ATGAATGAGATTGCATGGAATAAAGCTGGAGATCTATTCTACATCACTACTGGGCTAG GACACATTGAGGTGGTTAAGGATCTTGAGTTTTTGAAGCCCTGCAAATTGAATGCTCATACAGCAGGGTGTTATTGCATCGCAATGGATCCCCTTGATAG GTACTTTGCTGTTGGAAGTGCAGATTCACTTGTCAGTCTTTGGAATGTCAAGGAGTTGCTATGCATTAGAACCTTCACAAAACTTGA GTCGCCAGTAAGAACGGTTAGCTTCAATCATACTGGAGAATTCATTGCATATGCCAGTGAAGACCCTTTCATTGATATT GCCAATGTTGAGACTGGACGATCGGTTCATCAGATTCCATGTAAAGCAGCTATGAATAGCGTTGAATGGAATCCCAAGTACAACCTCCTGGCCTACGCAGGGGACGACAAGAACAAATACGCTGATGAAG GTGTTTTCCGGATATTCGGATTTGAAACACATAACTGA